GCCATGACCAGCGCCGCCGGCACGCCTTTGTCGGTGACATCGGCGATGACCAGCCCCAGCCGGCCATCGGGCAAGGTCATGAAGTCGTAGAAGTCGCCGCTGACGGCCCGCGCCGGCTGCCAGTAGGCGTTCAAGGCCCAGCCTTCGACCTGCGGCGGCTCGGCGGGGAGGAGCGTTTGCTGGATGACGCGGGCCACGCGCAGTTCTTGCTCGATGCGCTCGCGTTCGAGGGCGGCCTGGCGCTGCTGGAGAACCAGCTGGGCCACGCGCACGGCCGGCGAGGCGTGTGTGGCAAGGTCGTCGAGCAGGCGGCGGTCATCCGAAGCGTATTCCTGGTCGCTCCGTCGCGGGCTGATGCTGATCAAGCCCAGGATGGCGCCCTGGCTGACGAGTGGAGCGACGAGGGCGGCCCCCGTCGCTTTGATTTTTGTCAGCGCCGGCGAGTCCATCTGCAGCCGCCCAACTTCGACCGCAGCCGATGAACGCTGAAACCAGGCGAACAGCGGGTCGGTGGGGGCGAGTTCGATGTCCAGGCGCTGCACGTCGATGGCCGGCTGGGGTGAGGCCGGGGCGGCGGCGGGTGGGGTTGGGTCGGGGTTGCGGCGGAAGGGTGATTTCATCGGATCTATTCGAGCCTCCATTGCTCGTCATGGTATCCTGGCATCGTCCCGAAATCGTTACGAAAATCGTTACGAAGGCGATTTTTGGGGGAGAGATGCCAACTTTTCGGAAAGTTGGCATCTCTCAGACTGCCAGGTGCGAGGCGGCTGTGCTAGAATGGCGGTAGATTATCTCGATGTTCTACGAACAAGGAGCGAGAACGTATGTCCTATGATTTTCAATCAGATGTTCGCCTGGATACAGACGACGTCCGAAGTCCGCGGCTGGTCGTGTCTGTGCCGCTGGATCAGGCAGAGAGTGTTCGCGATGCGTTGACGAAGCTGGCAAACAGTCCGGCGACAGGCGCGTCGGCCCAGGAAGTGATCCTGAGCGCCCTGCGCACAGCAGCCGAGCAGGCGTATTTCTGGACGCCGGAGTGGCAGGAGAAAGAACGAGCCACGGATCTGGCAGTTGCCGAGGGCCGCGTGCAGACGTTTGAGCGTATGGATGAGATGATCGCTTTTCTGGATCGACAATGAAGTTTCGCCCTGTTGAGACTTTCTGGAAAGCGTTTGCTGAGCTTCCTGCTGATGGCAAACAGCCTTCGTTTTCCGCAACATCGGCACGCACGAAATTTACAGGCGGCCTTGAGTGGGGTTTGTGTCGCTCAGCCACACCTGCACCCCCTCCGGCTGCAAGGTGTTCCTTCGGCGGTGCGCCTCAGGGCAAGCCTGGATCGTCCGCTCCAACTCGGCGATGAGGGCGTTCGGGCCTGCCCTGAGTGCTGGATGCGTACTTTTACGGCGCGATGTTTGTCGAACAGGTGGTGGCTGGGTGCCATCCGGGTGATGCTTTCCGACTGCCGCTCTTATGTGCTATGATGCTGATGGAAAACTGCTGAGCTGTGAGAGGCTCAGGAAGGAACATGAAGGTAATGAACCAGGTTGCGGTTGTCGATCAATCTTTGTTCCGCCGGACCGTCGTCGAGGCAGCCAGTCTGCCTGACGGCGACTTGGCGATTCTTTTGGATGTGGTTGCGTTTCTGAAGCAGCAGAGAATGGCTGAAACAGCGGCTGATATTCGGCGGGCTGCCCGCCAACGCGCCGCGGCTTTGCGATCTTTACCACGCGAGCAGCTTGCCGCAGGGTTCCGCGAAGCAGGTGAGAAGATTCGCAGCCAGGTCATTGCCAGTGGGACGGCTATCGAGGGAGACTGGGAAGGTGACTGAGCGGTTGCGCGCGGTCTTCGATACCAACGTCTTCGTATCGGCGTACCTCAGCCGCAGCCCCAGCAGCCCGACCCAAGAATTGATCGACCGCTGGCTGGCCGGCGAATTCACTCTGTTGGTGTGTGATGCTATCGTCGACGAGCTTATCGAGAAGTTGACGGCTTACGGAGTCGAACGGGACGACATAGAGGCGTTCATAGCCCGATTCGACGTAATGGCCGAATGGGTAGAGGTGCCGGCGGAGGCGATTGTCCAGCGCATACCTCTCGACGCGGATGACGATGTGGTTGTGGCCTGCGCCCTGGAAGGAGGCGCCGATTTTCTGGTTACTTATGATCCGCATTTTGCACCTCTGGGCGACACGTTCGAGGGCGTTAGAATCTCGAAAGCGCTTCCTTTTCTATGGGCGGTTCGAGGTGATCGTCCAGCCGGGATGTAGATGAGCGAGAGATGCCAACTTTTCGGAAAGTTGGCATCTCTTACTCCTTGCGCAACCACACCCTCACGCCCTCCGGCTGCAAGGTGTTCCTTCGGCGGTGCGCCTCAGGACAAGCCTGGATCGTCCGTTCCAACTCGGCGATGAGGGCGTTCATGCCTGCCCTGAGTGAGAACGAAGGGTCGGTCTCGTCGCGGGCCGTGCGGGCGAATTGCGCCACCACCTGCTGGGCGTCGTACTTCTTGTCCTGAACGAAGTGAAGGATCGGAAGCGGCGGTCGATGCCGTCCTGAATGCGGCGGCGCAGGGGCGCGAAGAGAGCGACGATGAGTACATCGCAGAGGCGATGAGCAGGGTGGAGACGACAAGGACGAGCGGCGATTGCTGGCCGGTGACATTCGAGAATAGCCGCTGGAGAAGGAAGACGCTGCCGAAGTAGATGATGGAGAGCAGGGCGGTGACGGCAGTGTATTGCAGCGTCTTGCGGATGATGATGTCGATGTCCCACAGCCGGTAGCGCAGGATGCCGATGGCAAGCGCGATGAACAACGGCAACCACAACAGAAGGTAGCTGTATTGCACTTGCCCGTTGTAGACCACCGGCTCGACTGTCTGCGTTGTGACGCGGTGGAAGTACATGGGAATGCTGACATAGCCGACGACCAGATAGACCACCTGGATCGCCAGCAGAAGGGCGAAGAACATGGTGAGCAGCCGATTGAACCGTGAAGACTGGTCGCTCATGGTTTTGCGCCTTGCGAAAGAGTGTGTTTGCGCACCGATAGTGTATCGACTAGAATGATGGGCCAGTTGGACACACGGAGGTATGCAATGACCCTTGTAGCGAGAAGCACTCGAGACGACACGATCTTTCTGCCCGAAACACTGTTGACCCTGCTCAAACTACGAGAGGGAGATGCTGTCAAAGCCATTGTCAAAGGCCAAACTCTACGTGTGGCGCGGCTTGAAGCCTTTTTGAGTCTGCGGGGTGCATTGGCCGACGACGAAGCCTTCGACCAGGCGATGGATGAATTGGAGCAGGGATGGAACGCATGGGCGAGCTTTCCCGCCTCTGTATAGACACCGGCCCCTTGATCGCTTTTCTGAAAGGCCGCGACCCGGGTGCGACAGCAGTTGAGCGCGCTGTACAGAAGCTGGATTGTTTTGTCACCACTATCACGGCGTACGAGTTGCTCTTCGGGGTCGCGCGGACACGCCGTCAAATCGGCGAGGAGGCGCTGCTGGGAACAATGCAATCGGCGCCGCTGGACATTACGGCTGCCCGGCGTGCAGCGCAGATCCATGATGAGTTGATTCGCCATAACCAGGATATTGGGATCAAAGATGTGTTGATTGCTGCGATTTGTCTGGAACATCGGTTGCCACTGTTAACGATGAACCAACGGCATTTTGGACGTGTACCAGGCTTGGTGGTGGTGACGCCGGCTGAGTTCGTGTGATCGAGAGATGCCAACTTTTCGGAAAGTTGGCATCTCTCACTCCTTCCGCATCCACACCCTCACCCCCTCCGGCTGCAAGGTGTCCTGGATCGTCCGCTCCAGCTCGGCCAGCAGCGCATTCATGTCGGTTTCGTCGCGGGCGGTGCGGGCGAACTGCGCCACCACCTGCCGGGCATCGTACTTCTTGCGGTAGAAACGGCGGTCGATGCCGTCCTGGATGCGGCGGCGCAGGGGGGCGAAGAGG
The sequence above is drawn from the Caldilineales bacterium genome and encodes:
- a CDS encoding putative toxin-antitoxin system toxin component, PIN family, translating into MTERLRAVFDTNVFVSAYLSRSPSSPTQELIDRWLAGEFTLLVCDAIVDELIEKLTAYGVERDDIEAFIARFDVMAEWVEVPAEAIVQRIPLDADDDVVVACALEGGADFLVTYDPHFAPLGDTFEGVRISKALPFLWAVRGDRPAGM
- a CDS encoding type II toxin-antitoxin system VapC family toxin — protein: MERMGELSRLCIDTGPLIAFLKGRDPGATAVERAVQKLDCFVTTITAYELLFGVARTRRQIGEEALLGTMQSAPLDITAARRAAQIHDELIRHNQDIGIKDVLIAAICLEHRLPLLTMNQRHFGRVPGLVVVTPAEFV